Proteins encoded by one window of Mycolicibacterium cosmeticum:
- the qcrA gene encoding cytochrome bc1 complex Rieske iron-sulfur subunit: MSGDIKGTDTPGQTGVPGQPTDAELATMSREELLELGGKLDGVEIVYKEPRWPIEGTKAEKRASRTVSYWLLLGGFAGLALLLIFLFWPWEYKPYGAEGEWIYSLATPLYGLTFGLSILAIGVGAVLYQKKFIPEEISIQDRHDGRSPELHRKTIAAQLGDALDSSTIKRRKLIGLSLGIGLGAFGLGTLVAFLGGLIKNPWKPVVQTAEGKKAVLWTSGWTPRFQGETIYLARATGLPGESPFVKMRPEDIDAGGMETVFPWRESDGDGTTVESHEKLGEIALGVRNPVMLIRIKPNDMHRVVKRQGQESFNFGELFAFTKVCSHLGCPSSLYEQQTYRILCPCHQSQFDALHFARPIFGPAARALAQLPITIDKDGYLVANGDFIEPVGPAFWERKS; encoded by the coding sequence ATGAGCGGTGACATCAAGGGCACCGATACCCCCGGGCAGACCGGCGTCCCCGGCCAGCCCACCGACGCCGAACTGGCGACCATGTCGCGCGAGGAACTGCTCGAACTCGGCGGCAAGCTCGACGGTGTCGAGATCGTCTACAAGGAGCCGCGCTGGCCCATCGAGGGCACCAAGGCCGAGAAGCGGGCCTCGCGCACCGTCTCGTACTGGCTGCTGCTCGGCGGGTTCGCCGGTCTGGCGCTGCTGCTGATCTTCCTGTTCTGGCCCTGGGAGTACAAGCCCTACGGGGCCGAGGGTGAGTGGATCTACTCGCTGGCCACCCCGCTGTACGGTCTGACGTTCGGCCTGTCGATCCTGGCCATCGGCGTCGGCGCGGTGCTGTACCAGAAGAAGTTCATCCCCGAGGAGATCTCCATCCAGGACCGCCACGACGGCCGGTCCCCGGAGTTGCACCGCAAGACCATCGCGGCCCAGCTGGGTGACGCGCTGGACTCCTCGACGATCAAGCGGCGCAAGCTGATCGGGCTGTCGCTGGGTATCGGCCTCGGCGCCTTCGGGCTCGGCACGCTGGTCGCCTTCCTCGGTGGTCTGATCAAGAACCCGTGGAAGCCGGTGGTGCAGACCGCCGAAGGCAAGAAGGCCGTGCTGTGGACCTCGGGCTGGACGCCCCGGTTCCAGGGCGAGACCATCTACCTGGCCCGCGCGACCGGCCTGCCGGGCGAGTCGCCGTTCGTCAAGATGCGCCCGGAGGACATCGACGCCGGCGGTATGGAGACGGTGTTCCCGTGGCGCGAGTCCGACGGCGACGGCACCACGGTGGAATCGCACGAGAAGCTCGGCGAGATCGCCCTGGGCGTGCGCAACCCGGTGATGCTCATCCGCATCAAGCCCAACGACATGCACCGGGTGGTCAAGCGTCAGGGCCAGGAGAGCTTCAACTTCGGTGAGCTGTTCGCGTTCACCAAGGTGTGCTCGCACCTGGGTTGCCCCTCGTCGCTGTACGAGCAGCAGACCTACCGCATCCTGTGCCCGTGCCACCAGTCGCAGTTCGACGCGCTGCACTTCGCGCGCCCGATCTTCGGCCCGGCCGCACGTGCGCTGGCGCAGCTGCCGATCACCATCGACAAAGACGGCTACCTGGTCGCCAACGGCGACTTCATCGAACCTGTCGGACCGGCATTCTGGGAGCGCAAATCATGA
- the qcrB gene encoding cytochrome bc1 complex cytochrome b subunit: MSPDLAKLAAHQGDAIDSRFHPSAAARRQLNKVFPTHWSFLLGEIALYSFIVLLITGVYLTLFFDPSMAEVTYNGVYQPLRGVQMSRAYESALEISFEVRGGLFVRQIHHWAALLFAASIMVHLARIFFTGAFRRPREANWVIGSLLLILAMFEGYFGYSLPDDLLSGIGLRAALSSITLGIPVIGTWMHWALFGGDFPGHIIIPRMYALHILLIPAIILALIAAHMMILWFQKHTQFPGPGRTENNVVGVRVMPVFAVKSGAFFAIITGILGLMGGLLQINPIWQLGPYKPSQVSAGSQPDFYMMWTEGLARIWPPWEFYPFGHTIPAAFGVAVIMGLVFGLLIAWPFLEKKFTGDDAHHNLLQRPRDAPVRTAIGAMAVSFYMLLTLAAMNDIIALKFHISLNATTWIGRIGMVVLPAIVYYIAYRWAISLQRSDRAVLEHGIETGIIKRLPQGAYIELHQPLGPVDEHGHPIPLEYQGAALPKRMNKLGSGGAPGTGSFLKPDPIEQHEALTEAAHAAEHRALTALRERQDTNGSNGHH; this comes from the coding sequence ATGAGCCCTGACCTTGCCAAGCTCGCCGCCCACCAAGGCGACGCGATTGACTCTCGGTTCCACCCGTCGGCGGCGGCCCGCCGCCAGCTGAACAAGGTGTTCCCCACCCACTGGTCGTTCCTGCTGGGTGAGATCGCGCTGTACAGCTTCATCGTGCTGCTGATCACCGGCGTGTACCTGACGCTGTTCTTCGACCCGTCGATGGCCGAGGTTACCTACAACGGCGTGTACCAGCCGCTGCGCGGTGTGCAGATGTCGCGGGCCTACGAATCGGCGCTGGAGATCAGCTTCGAGGTGCGCGGCGGCCTGTTCGTCCGCCAGATCCACCACTGGGCGGCGCTGCTGTTCGCGGCGTCGATCATGGTGCACCTGGCGCGCATCTTCTTCACCGGTGCGTTCCGCCGCCCGCGCGAAGCCAACTGGGTCATCGGCTCGCTGCTGCTGATCCTGGCGATGTTCGAGGGCTACTTCGGCTACTCGCTGCCCGACGACCTGCTGTCCGGCATCGGCCTGCGCGCCGCGCTGAGCTCGATCACCCTGGGCATCCCCGTCATCGGCACCTGGATGCACTGGGCCCTGTTCGGCGGCGACTTCCCGGGACACATCATCATCCCGCGCATGTACGCGCTGCACATCCTGTTGATCCCGGCGATCATCCTGGCGCTGATCGCGGCGCACATGATGATCCTGTGGTTCCAGAAGCACACCCAGTTCCCCGGCCCCGGCCGCACCGAGAACAACGTCGTGGGCGTGCGCGTCATGCCGGTGTTCGCGGTGAAGTCCGGCGCGTTCTTCGCCATCATCACCGGCATCCTGGGCCTGATGGGTGGTCTGCTGCAGATCAACCCGATCTGGCAGCTGGGTCCCTACAAGCCCTCACAGGTGTCCGCCGGTAGCCAGCCCGACTTCTACATGATGTGGACCGAAGGCCTGGCGCGCATCTGGCCGCCATGGGAGTTCTACCCGTTCGGCCACACCATCCCCGCCGCATTCGGCGTCGCGGTGATCATGGGTCTGGTCTTCGGGTTGCTCATCGCGTGGCCGTTCCTGGAGAAGAAGTTCACCGGGGACGACGCCCACCACAACCTGCTGCAGCGTCCGCGTGACGCACCGGTCCGCACGGCCATCGGAGCGATGGCGGTCTCGTTCTACATGCTGCTCACGCTGGCGGCCATGAACGACATCATCGCGCTGAAGTTCCACATCTCGCTGAACGCGACGACGTGGATCGGCCGCATCGGCATGGTGGTGCTGCCCGCGATCGTCTACTACATCGCGTACCGCTGGGCGATCAGCCTGCAGCGCAGCGACCGGGCGGTGCTGGAGCACGGTATCGAGACGGGCATCATCAAGCGGCTGCCGCAGGGTGCCTACATCGAGCTGCACCAGCCGCTCGGCCCGGTGGACGAGCACGGCCACCCGATTCCGCTGGAATACCAGGGCGCGGCCCTGCCCAAGCGGATGAACAAGCTGGGCTCCGGCGGTGCACCCGGTACCGGTAGCTTCCTGAAGCCCGATCCGATCGAGCAGCACGAGGCGCTGACCGAGGCGGCCCACGCCGCCGAGCACAGGGCCCTGACGGCCCTGCGGGAGCGTCAGGACACCAACGGTTCCAACGGGCACCACTAG
- a CDS encoding DUF2561 family protein — MRDERRLSGPENLDRVLLGVCAGVWLLALGAGVAATVALVDLSNGRGSVRAELSGSDTPWVLYTVIGVSAAVIAAAIPLLIRARRDSNQRPLRGVAGSSGSAADDIAAIAARPAGRRRAGTVSATTEGRRPALPAIVDDVYVRCTTGIGCAVGAGVLAVGIGTYLMATGSDTAAWAAYIVAGLITVGMAAIPWFYLRELHAVTGPASV; from the coding sequence ATGCGCGACGAGAGACGATTGTCCGGCCCGGAGAACCTGGACCGCGTCCTGCTGGGCGTCTGCGCCGGGGTCTGGCTGCTCGCGCTCGGCGCCGGGGTGGCGGCCACCGTCGCGCTGGTCGACTTGAGCAACGGGCGCGGTTCGGTGCGCGCCGAGCTGTCCGGCTCTGACACGCCGTGGGTGCTCTACACCGTGATCGGGGTGTCGGCCGCCGTCATCGCCGCCGCCATCCCGTTGCTCATCCGGGCCCGCCGGGACAGCAACCAACGGCCCCTGCGCGGGGTGGCCGGCAGCAGCGGCTCGGCCGCCGACGACATCGCCGCCATCGCCGCCCGGCCGGCTGGCCGGCGTCGTGCCGGCACGGTGTCGGCCACCACCGAGGGACGGCGTCCGGCGCTGCCCGCGATCGTCGACGACGTGTACGTGCGATGCACCACCGGCATCGGCTGTGCGGTGGGTGCCGGGGTGCTGGCCGTCGGTATCGGCACCTATCTGATGGCCACCGGCAGCGACACCGCAGCGTGGGCGGCGTACATCGTCGCGGGCCTGATCACGGTCGGGATGGCCGCGATCCCGTGGTTCTACCTGCGTGAGCTGCACGCCGTCACCGGGCCTGCGAGCGTCTAG
- a CDS encoding MmpS family transport accessory protein — protein MSGPSGPDKPGAGDEPAPSTGETEIHSRAYSAPESEQFVSAPYVPPDPALYDYDSYDPAVDDTADAPPRWPWVVGVVAIIAAVALVASVAVLVTRTDNTNLATPATSTTTSAPPVQDEITTTTPPPPPPSPEPPPPTTEAPPPPPPETVTVTQEPPPPPPPATTEAPPPATTTAPPPPPTSTAPAGPRQVTYSVTGTKAPGDIITVTYIDASGRSRTQRNVYIPWSLTVTPISQSEVGSVQASSLFLVSRLNCSITTSDGTVLSSNTGNAAQTSC, from the coding sequence ATGAGCGGGCCTTCAGGACCGGACAAACCCGGTGCGGGCGACGAGCCGGCACCGAGCACCGGTGAGACGGAGATCCATTCGCGGGCATATTCCGCACCGGAGTCCGAACAGTTCGTCAGCGCACCGTATGTTCCGCCGGATCCGGCGCTCTACGACTACGACAGCTACGATCCCGCGGTCGACGACACCGCCGACGCCCCGCCGCGCTGGCCCTGGGTGGTCGGCGTCGTCGCCATCATCGCGGCCGTCGCGCTGGTCGCCTCCGTCGCGGTTCTGGTGACCCGCACCGACAACACCAATCTGGCCACCCCGGCGACGAGCACCACCACGTCGGCGCCACCGGTGCAGGACGAGATCACCACCACCACACCGCCGCCCCCGCCACCGAGCCCTGAGCCGCCGCCCCCGACCACCGAGGCGCCGCCACCACCGCCGCCGGAGACGGTCACGGTGACGCAGGAGCCTCCGCCGCCACCACCGCCGGCGACCACCGAGGCGCCGCCACCCGCCACCACGACGGCACCACCGCCGCCCCCGACGAGCACCGCGCCCGCCGGTCCGCGTCAGGTGACCTACTCGGTGACCGGCACCAAGGCGCCCGGTGACATCATCACCGTCACCTATATCGACGCGTCCGGCCGCAGCCGCACCCAGCGCAACGTGTACATCCCGTGGTCGCTGACCGTCACGCCGATCTCGCAGTCCGAGGTCGGGTCGGTGCAAGCCTCCAGCCTGTTCCTGGTGAGCCGGCTGAACTGTTCCATCACGACCAGTGACGGCACGGTGTTGTCCTCCAACACCGGCAACGCCGCCCAGACGAGCTGCTGA
- a CDS encoding cytochrome c oxidase subunit 4, whose amino-acid sequence MHIEARLFEFLTAFFALAAVVYGVLTALFATGGIEWAGTVALVLTTGLTLITGTFFRFVARRLDTRPEDYEDAEISDGAGELGFFSPHSWWPVLIALSFSTAAVGAALWLPWLIVAGICFVLFTAGGLVFEYYIGPEKH is encoded by the coding sequence ATGCATATCGAAGCGCGGTTGTTCGAGTTCCTGACGGCCTTCTTCGCCCTGGCCGCGGTGGTGTACGGCGTGCTCACCGCGTTGTTCGCCACCGGCGGCATCGAGTGGGCGGGCACGGTGGCGCTGGTGCTGACCACCGGGCTGACCCTGATCACCGGTACCTTCTTCCGGTTCGTCGCCCGGCGCCTGGACACCCGGCCCGAGGACTACGAGGACGCCGAGATCAGTGACGGCGCCGGCGAACTGGGCTTCTTCAGCCCGCACAGCTGGTGGCCCGTGCTGATCGCGCTGTCCTTCTCGACGGCGGCCGTCGGTGCCGCGCTGTGGTTGCCGTGGCTGATCGTCGCCGGTATCTGCTTCGTGCTGTTCACCGCCGGCGGCCTGGTGTTCGAGTACTACATCGGCCCCGAGAAGCACTGA
- the ctaC gene encoding aa3-type cytochrome oxidase subunit II — MRSTYRADRPHGGPPTSIGGANVTARGYKLVALSLVLGGLTVLLSGCSWQEVFGLGWPTGITPEGKLNRDLWVWSVIASFVVGAIVWALIFWASAFHRKKATDTELPRQFGYNMPLELVLTVVPFLIISVLFYFTVVVQERMLHKDPNPEVVIDVTAFQWNWKFGYQKIAFGDGTFSYDGADPEKKAAMTSKPEGVDEHGEERVGAIRGLNPEDRTYLNFDKVETLGTSTEIPVLVLPKGKRIEFQIASADVIHGFWVPEFLFKRDVMPDPKANNSDNVFQVSEIQETGAFVGRCTEMCGTYHSMMNFEVRVVEPNDFKAYLQQRIAGKTNAEALQAINQDPVAVTTHPFDTRRGEQVGVPPVQASK, encoded by the coding sequence CTGCGTAGTACATACAGAGCCGACCGACCGCACGGCGGTCCACCGACTTCTATAGGAGGCGCCAACGTGACCGCTCGCGGGTACAAGTTGGTGGCGTTGTCACTGGTCTTGGGCGGGCTGACGGTCCTGCTCAGTGGGTGCAGTTGGCAGGAGGTGTTCGGCCTCGGCTGGCCCACCGGAATCACGCCAGAGGGCAAGCTCAACCGCGATCTGTGGGTGTGGTCGGTGATCGCCTCGTTCGTCGTCGGCGCCATCGTGTGGGCCCTCATCTTCTGGGCCAGCGCCTTCCACCGGAAGAAGGCCACCGACACCGAGCTGCCGCGTCAGTTCGGCTACAACATGCCGCTGGAACTCGTGCTGACCGTGGTGCCGTTCCTGATCATCTCGGTGCTGTTCTACTTCACCGTCGTGGTCCAGGAGCGCATGCTGCACAAGGACCCCAACCCCGAGGTCGTCATCGACGTCACCGCCTTCCAGTGGAACTGGAAGTTCGGTTACCAGAAGATCGCCTTCGGCGACGGCACGTTCAGCTACGACGGCGCGGACCCCGAGAAGAAGGCCGCCATGACGTCCAAGCCCGAGGGCGTGGACGAGCACGGTGAGGAGCGCGTCGGCGCCATCCGCGGTCTCAACCCCGAGGACCGGACCTACCTGAACTTCGACAAGGTGGAGACCCTCGGCACGTCCACCGAGATCCCGGTCCTGGTGCTGCCCAAGGGCAAGCGCATCGAATTCCAGATCGCCTCGGCCGACGTGATCCACGGGTTCTGGGTGCCGGAGTTCCTGTTCAAGCGCGACGTGATGCCGGACCCGAAGGCCAACAATTCCGACAACGTCTTCCAGGTCAGTGAGATCCAGGAGACCGGCGCGTTCGTCGGCCGGTGCACCGAGATGTGCGGCACGTACCACTCGATGATGAACTTCGAGGTGCGCGTCGTGGAGCCCAACGACTTCAAGGCTTACCTCCAGCAGCGCATCGCCGGCAAGACCAATGCCGAAGCGCTGCAGGCGATCAACCAGGATCCGGTGGCGGTCACCACTCATCCGTTCGACACCCGGCGCGGCGAGCAGGTCGGCGTGCCGCCCGTCCAGGCGAGCAAGTAA
- the asnB gene encoding asparagine synthase (glutamine-hydrolyzing), whose protein sequence is MCGLLAYLTDPSVEISPALVDAVSGASHLMRHRGPDEPGTWSDDDVVLGFNRLSIIDIAHSHQPLRWGPEDAPQRYALVFNGEIYNYLELRAALRDEFGAVFHTEGDGEAIVAGFHYWGTEVLSRLRGMFAFALWDTQTRELICARDPFGIKPLYLASGPGGTVLGSEKKCLVELAPTAGLDLDIDERAVQHYTVLQYVPEPETLQRGVRRLESGSYARIRPGSAPEITRYFVPRFAAVPFVPNEEQARYDEITAVLEDSVAKHMRADVTVGAFLSGGIDSTAIAALAMRHNPRLITFTTGFEREGFSEVDVAVASAEAIGARHVTKVVSQEEFVAALPEIVWYLDEPVADPALVPLFFIAREARKHVKVVLSGEGADELFGGYTIYREPLSLKPFDYLPRPVRRSLGKAAKPLPEGMRGKSLLHRGSLTLEERYYGNARSFSDDQLRAVLPKFNPGWTHTDVTAPFYAASQGADPVARMQHIDLFTWLRGDILVKADKMTMANSLELRVPFLDPEVFAVASRLPYEQKITRTTTKYALRRALEPIVPAHVLHRAKLGFPVPIRHWLRAGELLDWAYATVAASQTGELIDLAAVRTMLDQHRAGEADHSRRLWTVLIFMLWHAIFVEGSVTPQIAEPTYPVQL, encoded by the coding sequence GTGTGCGGACTGCTGGCCTACCTGACTGACCCGTCCGTCGAGATCTCCCCGGCACTGGTCGACGCGGTGTCCGGAGCCTCGCATCTGATGCGCCATCGAGGTCCCGACGAACCGGGCACCTGGTCCGACGACGACGTGGTGCTCGGCTTCAACCGGTTGTCGATCATCGACATCGCCCACAGTCACCAACCGCTGCGCTGGGGACCCGAGGACGCCCCCCAGCGCTACGCGCTGGTGTTCAACGGCGAGATCTACAACTACCTGGAGTTGCGCGCGGCATTGCGCGACGAGTTCGGTGCGGTGTTCCACACCGAGGGCGACGGTGAGGCGATCGTCGCCGGATTCCACTACTGGGGCACCGAGGTGCTGTCCCGGCTGCGCGGCATGTTCGCCTTCGCGCTGTGGGATACCCAGACCCGCGAGTTGATCTGCGCGCGCGACCCGTTCGGCATCAAACCGCTGTACCTGGCCAGCGGCCCGGGTGGCACCGTGCTGGGCAGCGAGAAGAAGTGCCTGGTGGAGCTGGCGCCGACGGCGGGTCTGGACCTGGACATCGACGAGCGCGCCGTGCAGCACTACACGGTGCTGCAGTACGTGCCCGAGCCCGAGACGTTGCAGCGCGGCGTGCGCCGGCTGGAATCGGGCAGCTACGCCCGGATCCGCCCGGGTTCGGCGCCGGAGATCACCCGGTATTTCGTCCCCCGGTTCGCCGCGGTGCCGTTCGTCCCGAACGAGGAGCAGGCCCGCTACGACGAGATCACCGCCGTGCTGGAGGATTCGGTCGCCAAGCACATGCGCGCCGACGTCACCGTCGGGGCGTTCCTGTCCGGCGGTATCGATTCGACGGCGATTGCCGCGCTGGCCATGCGGCACAACCCGCGGCTGATCACCTTCACCACCGGGTTCGAACGGGAGGGCTTCTCCGAGGTCGATGTGGCCGTCGCATCCGCCGAAGCCATCGGTGCGCGGCACGTGACCAAGGTGGTCAGCCAGGAGGAGTTCGTCGCCGCGCTGCCCGAGATCGTCTGGTATCTCGACGAACCGGTGGCCGACCCGGCGCTGGTGCCGCTGTTCTTCATCGCCCGCGAGGCCCGCAAACACGTCAAGGTGGTGCTGTCCGGCGAGGGTGCCGACGAACTGTTCGGCGGCTACACGATCTACCGGGAGCCGTTGTCGCTCAAGCCTTTCGACTATCTGCCCCGGCCGGTGCGGCGCTCGCTGGGCAAGGCCGCCAAACCGCTGCCGGAAGGCATGCGCGGCAAGAGCCTGCTGCACCGCGGGTCACTCACGCTGGAAGAGCGGTACTACGGCAACGCCCGCAGCTTCTCCGACGACCAGTTGCGTGCGGTGCTGCCCAAGTTCAACCCCGGCTGGACGCACACCGACGTCACCGCGCCGTTTTATGCCGCCTCGCAGGGCGCCGATCCGGTGGCACGCATGCAGCACATCGACCTGTTCACCTGGTTGCGCGGCGACATCCTGGTCAAGGCCGACAAGATGACCATGGCCAATTCACTGGAGCTGCGGGTGCCGTTCCTGGACCCCGAGGTGTTCGCGGTGGCGTCCCGGCTGCCGTACGAGCAGAAGATCACCCGCACCACCACCAAGTACGCGTTGCGTCGCGCGCTGGAACCGATCGTGCCCGCGCACGTGCTGCACCGCGCGAAGCTGGGCTTCCCGGTGCCGATCCGGCACTGGCTGCGGGCCGGTGAACTGCTGGACTGGGCGTACGCGACGGTGGCCGCCTCGCAGACCGGCGAGCTGATCGACCTGGCCGCGGTGCGCACCATGCTCGACCAGCACCGGGCCGGCGAGGCCGATCACAGCCGCCGGTTGTGGACGGTGCTGATCTTCATGCTCTGGCACGCCATCTTCGTGGAGGGCAGCGTGACACCGCAGATCGCCGAGCCGACCTACCCGGTCCAGCTCTAG
- a CDS encoding carbohydrate kinase family protein — MTIAVTGSIATDHLMKFPGKFSEQLLPEHLQKVSLSFLVDDLVIHRGGVAGNMAFAIGVLGGKAALVGAAGSDFTDYRRWLTDHGVNCDNVLISEQAYTARFVCTTDEDMAQIASFYPGAMSEARNIKLADVVTRTGTPELVIVGANDPDAMFAHTQECRSLGLAFAADPSQQLARLNGEEIRRLIDGATYLFTNDYEWDLLLQKSGLSEAQVMGQIGLRVTTLGAKGVDLVSSDGTFVHVDVVPETHQADPTGIGDAFRAGFLTGRSAGLSLERSAQLASLVAVLVLEATGPQEWTWDRETALVRLGDAYGADAAAEIGAAISASG; from the coding sequence GTGACCATTGCGGTGACCGGTTCCATTGCGACCGACCATCTGATGAAGTTTCCGGGCAAGTTCTCCGAGCAGCTGCTGCCCGAGCACCTGCAGAAGGTGTCGCTGAGCTTCCTGGTCGACGATCTGGTGATCCACCGCGGTGGGGTGGCCGGCAACATGGCTTTCGCTATCGGGGTGCTCGGCGGTAAGGCGGCCCTGGTCGGCGCGGCCGGCTCGGACTTCACCGACTACCGGCGGTGGCTCACCGACCACGGCGTCAACTGTGACAACGTGCTGATTTCCGAGCAGGCCTACACCGCCCGGTTCGTCTGCACCACCGATGAGGACATGGCCCAGATCGCCTCGTTCTACCCCGGTGCCATGTCCGAGGCGCGCAACATCAAGCTGGCCGACGTCGTAACCCGAACGGGCACACCGGAACTCGTGATCGTCGGCGCCAACGACCCGGACGCCATGTTCGCCCACACGCAGGAGTGCCGCAGCCTGGGCTTGGCGTTCGCCGCCGACCCGAGTCAACAGCTGGCCCGGCTGAACGGGGAGGAGATCCGCCGCCTCATCGACGGCGCCACCTACCTGTTCACCAACGACTACGAGTGGGACCTGCTGCTGCAGAAGTCCGGCCTGAGCGAAGCCCAGGTGATGGGCCAGATCGGCCTGCGGGTCACCACGCTGGGCGCCAAGGGGGTGGACCTGGTGTCCTCCGACGGCACCTTCGTGCACGTCGACGTCGTTCCCGAGACCCACCAGGCCGACCCGACCGGCATCGGCGACGCGTTCCGCGCCGGATTCCTCACCGGCCGCTCCGCCGGGCTGAGCCTGGAGCGGTCCGCTCAGCTGGCCTCGCTGGTGGCGGTGCTGGTGCTGGAGGCCACGGGTCCGCAGGAGTGGACGTGGGACCGCGAGACCGCGCTGGTGCGCCTCGGCGATGCCTACGGTGCCGACGCGGCCGCCGAGATCGGCGCGGCGATCAGCGCCTCCGGCTAG
- a CDS encoding Rv0361 family membrane protein: MSYPPPGPPQQFPPHQVSAAYPGMLPPPVQYPKRRRWPLVAAIAAVVLVIAAVAGIVLVADRDEVRQSITAATAKPAIQQFLDALADGDEQTIARHTLCGLYDAVKNRDADLALADMSGDAFRKQYKRVEVTSIDKIVYLSPNQAQVLFSMKGTPATSGRMPSSSSGDGERQAVAQVLAQDNQVLVCSYVQRTDQIS; this comes from the coding sequence ATGTCCTATCCGCCTCCGGGCCCACCGCAACAATTTCCCCCGCACCAGGTCTCTGCCGCGTACCCGGGGATGCTTCCGCCACCGGTGCAGTATCCCAAGCGCAGGCGCTGGCCGCTGGTCGCGGCGATCGCAGCCGTCGTCTTGGTGATCGCCGCGGTGGCGGGGATCGTGCTGGTCGCCGACCGCGACGAGGTCCGGCAGTCGATCACCGCGGCGACCGCGAAGCCGGCCATCCAGCAGTTTCTCGATGCGCTGGCCGACGGCGACGAACAGACCATCGCCCGGCACACCCTGTGCGGGCTCTACGACGCGGTGAAAAACCGTGATGCCGACCTGGCGCTGGCCGATATGAGCGGCGACGCGTTCCGCAAGCAGTACAAGCGCGTCGAGGTGACGTCGATCGACAAGATCGTCTACCTGTCACCCAACCAGGCGCAGGTGCTGTTCAGCATGAAGGGGACACCCGCCACGTCCGGGCGGATGCCCTCTTCCTCGTCCGGGGATGGCGAGCGCCAGGCCGTGGCTCAGGTGCTCGCGCAGGACAACCAGGTGCTGGTCTGCAGCTACGTGCAGCGCACCGATCAGATCAGTTGA
- a CDS encoding HesB/IscA family protein — translation MTVQDDTTTETHGVVLTESAAAKAKALLDQEGRDDLALRIAVQPGGCAGLRYNLFFDDRTLDGDLTADFGGVALTVDRMSAPYVQGATIDFVDTIEKQGFTIDNPNATGSCACGDSFN, via the coding sequence ATGACTGTTCAGGACGACACCACCACCGAAACCCACGGTGTGGTGCTGACCGAATCGGCCGCCGCCAAGGCCAAGGCGCTGCTCGACCAGGAGGGTCGCGATGACCTGGCGTTGCGCATCGCCGTCCAGCCGGGGGGTTGCGCCGGCCTGCGTTACAACCTGTTCTTCGACGACCGCACCCTCGACGGTGATCTGACCGCCGATTTCGGTGGCGTGGCGCTGACCGTCGACCGGATGAGCGCTCCCTACGTGCAGGGCGCCACCATCGACTTCGTCGACACCATCGAGAAGCAGGGTTTCACCATCGACAACCCGAACGCCACCGGCTCCTGCGCCTGCGGCGACTCGTTCAACTGA